TTTCCCCCGTAGGACCGTCTTCTAACAGGAACCAAAAACTACCTCTGCGACTCATTTGTAAGTTGCACACGTTGTTTTCTTGGCGGTTCCTCTCAGCGCAGATCTGATAACACCCGGATAGGACACACGCAGCGCGCTTTGACAGAGCTGAGTGTTTAGAACGCAGCGGCGCGTGTAACAATCGTGAAAGCGCCGTGCTAACCTCACGAAGTGCAGATATGGCCGACAAAACGCCGCCTCAGAAATCCAACGCTCCATACGCAGCCAGGATAGACCCAACCAAAGAGGGTCTTTCTCAAGATCAAATGCATTTTATCAGACAGGTGGAACTGGAACAGTGGAAGAGGAGAACGTCGAAGCTGCGGACACGAAACGTGGTGACGGGACTCGCTATCGGTGCGCTCGTGTTGGGAATTTGTATCCTTGTCAAACGTCAACGCAAGGAACTATGTAACGTTAGCGTAGCATGCTAACGTTAAGCTGTGTCCTCTGTTTAGGAGTTAGGTTAAGCTCGTTTACCAAGTATTAAGACAGACGCAAATGTATCGGCTTACTTAAGTTAGAGTAATAGCTGTCAGTTTCATTGAATGCTAACGTGACAGCTAGCTCAGGTAGGTGTAAAACGATTTAAGTGTACTGCCAAAGGTAAACATCAGTGTTGTTGCGTTTAAAAGAGAACTCATTAAGAGTTTCAGGGTTGGTAATTTAACCAACCCTGAAACTGGCAGCGAAAACTGGCCTCCGGAGCACCTCGTTTGAAGGAATTTATTATTCTGTTGATCAATGAAAACCATTAACTGAAAGCAATGATATTTCCTCTTGTGTTTTGGGATAAACGTGTTTCCTGAACGCATCACTGGCATTTTGAATGACAGATGTCGAAATCTGAAAATTTCATCCACTCTTATGGCAGTTAAGCGCGtcagtagcagccaggtgctgctaatcaaatgcacttgataaGTTTGCAAAGTTGCTTCTGAACAAACCATATGACTTCTTGAACAATGTCCCTTGGACAGACGAGACCAACGTGGATTGACCGTAATGCACAGCATATGAGTACAAACACCTTGCTGTCAAGCACAGTGGAGGTGTGATGATTTGGACTTGTTTTGCAACCATAGGATCCGGACACCTTGCAATCATTGAGTTTATCATGAACTCCCCTGTATAAGTATTCTAGTGTCAAATCTGAGGCCATCTGTCCCAACAGGTAATTCTTCTTCAGAATTGGGTCATCCAATAGGACAATGAAGTTATCTTACTTAATCATGggatgtacttagttttttcggtaaatttgttttgttttcatgctttCAAATATTTCTCTTAACCACTTGCTTCCAAATTAGACGGCTACACATTTTACTCAGTCTCCCAGGAGCGGATCATGGATGAGATCGATGAGGAGGCCAAGCGTGTGAGAATGCAGGGACCAAAAACCGGTGCCAACTGAGATTTAAGTGTCATCTGCTTGTTGTTGGACTTTATTTCTGTCCTGCACTTAACGAGGAGGAGGACTCATGATGCCACTGATCATATTCCATGGCTGCTGTGTTCTTTTTTGTAATGTTGAGACAGCTGGACTTGGTCTTGATTTGAAGGCAATTGTGTGGCTGACTTAAAACTAAGTGCGGTGTAGTTTTGAAGAAGTTTCCTGTCAGTGGTAAGGACCAATCCGCTGACTTGATCATGACCTTAGAAGCTACACTGTAGCACAATCGGCACCCTTTATCTGATGTTTCCAGCAATGATTAAAATAAAgggaatataaaaaaatatcagtCAGCTAATGACTTAAAAATCTACAGTGGCCTTCAACAATAGAGAATGCCAGTGACACTGCAAAAATAACATTATTTATGCTAATAAAGTTTTGATTTATGAAATAAAAGCCTCATGTATTAGATTGCTTAACAGCTATGTCTCTGTATTACCATTTATTTAAGAACGAGACAGAAAGCAGTAAACATGACACAAGACACCGTAATACTTAGGATCgcatttattttcatcaaaATTTAATATATGGAATTGGATCTAGCCACCAAATCTCAAGAGCAAATAAGACATTGTTAGGGAAAGGCACAGATTCAGCATGGCAGGACAGCAGCTTCAGGAAGCAATACAattatatatttacattcaAATAAATCTGAACTAGAAACTTTATTTCCTTTAATATATTAAGATTTGGGAGTTTAGGTGCCAAGAAATTCAGTGTGTGATGGGAATATTTTAAGGCAACAGCTACAGATTCACAGCTTTGACTGATTCCTCTACACCCCACAAAAATAGACATTGTTTAAAACCATGGGTGGGTAGATCATCACGTCTGTGATCAAACATGAAACGGGAGATTATCATCTATGGGGGGAAAAATGACAGGAAAACTCGTTAGCTCTCGCTTGAGTGAATAGTTTTACACACAACTGTGTTAAATGACAGAACTACAAGTGGACTTAAAGTGCACAATGTGCTTGATCTCTGGAATAAGCAACAATCAGACTTTTGTTTGAGAAAGGATTAAGATAGATGAAGTATTTAATTTGCTCCTAAATTGTAAACATGATCTATAAATGAATTCCGTTATATACACATGTACAGTTAACAGGAATTCAGTAGTATAAAGTCTAGGTGGATTTTCTCACCAtcctttccccccttttttaaaaCCAGCTACCAGATTTTGAAAGTGATACGTAACATTTTTACACTTGTGCACCATTTAACTGAACTTCTGCCCATGTGTTTAAAACTAAATTTGCCTTTTGCTGAAGAATCGTACAACATTTCTCACCTGTTGGGACACGATATCTTACTACACAGCTGtccaatggagaaaaaaaaaaaatcaccttcaCTACATCTGAAAATTGCGGTCAAACGTCTTCAAGCTGAGTCTAGAGAAAACATAGGTGTCCAAATCACTAAAGGAAGCCAGATAAAGACTACAACAAATAACTGAATGAAGCCCCTGGAAGGCATTGATCACAGttctagcaaaaaaaaaagtatgttcaCTGTGCAGCTGCTGAGACATCTTTACCAAACTACAGCGAGTGAGGTGTGTAATagctgtcagtgtgtgtgtgtgtcagtctcaCTGTTCACATTTCTGTGCTCCAGACTAGGTTAACAGCAGCGAGTCAGACAAGCAGGAAAACAGCAACTGTTGTCGTTCTGCGTCAAAATCGTGGTAAAGTGCTGCAACTCGGCAGCTGCGGCACGGCATACCGCCGCTTGACTGCGTTCAggcaaaaagataaaaataatgtCGTGATGTGACACTGTGCAGAGCACTGCGGCAGCCTGGAATGAAGGTGGTTACGTCCGAACCGTTGGGATCTGacagtttatttacaaagaGCAGACACGAACGTGTCACTTGGCTGCTATTCTGTGCTTCAGCTGCAACAAGTTCACCAGGTCGAGATAATGGGCTGAAATCTGGAGGTTACACTTCCTGTGTAAATCCAGCTCCACTGGTGATGAGTTTCTATACATTTGAGGTAAGTGGCCATGGGCGGACAGGGAGCAGTTTGCAGATAGGTGTGCCAGGGTTAAAGCGATCCTCCTACAGGACAGGTTTGACCACTGCAGTCACACTTCAGATGAGGTAGTCCAGATAACGGCGTGCTTGGCTTGGAGTTTGTTACtagaaaagtgaaatataagaatacgATTTAGAAcaatgctttttttgttgtgtaTGGAGGACAATGGTTAAAG
Above is a genomic segment from Maylandia zebra isolate NMK-2024a linkage group LG8, Mzebra_GT3a, whole genome shotgun sequence containing:
- the coa3a gene encoding cytochrome c oxidase assembly factor 3 homolog, mitochondrial yields the protein MADKTPPQKSNAPYAARIDPTKEGLSQDQMHFIRQVELEQWKRRTSKLRTRNVVTGLAIGALVLGIYGYTFYSVSQERIMDEIDEEAKRVRMQGPKTGAN